In the genome of Molothrus aeneus isolate 106 chromosome 5, BPBGC_Maene_1.0, whole genome shotgun sequence, one region contains:
- the PROSER2 gene encoding proline and serine-rich protein 2, with product MAFCAASGSIGQEGVMPRNLLVDPPEMASEISPEHTHGSMERAGSVENHGSQARCRNLALDDESLKYLTHEEQDVLMFFEETIDALEDDLEEMALRDSGIHCQSPRSTEENVSSHSETEDIIDLVQSTPESSDHEGPSSRDTEPVLDAPGRAESPQPAVPADLPPPPAPPPTVSETLPLPPPPPAPVQHPKLLRSVPTPLIMAQKISEQQGESRARFPGALKEGNSDRRKGPVANGDYSIAPKHPPAPAPKLHRFPSNINITNVSGKEFSETISKAAVNVQERRAQVLANINGGALLAAELEEKLHKNDFLSRNRSSSLRDLSSEQTRYEALTKLGLVKGKPARDQVDHAPSTQQPDVQPKQSEAVTNGYQNINEILKSEPSPFLPMGKTVTIRPEVALATNKVSSPQQSTEKSCNDYKQAGVSLDMRRRSGSLPRPSGFRSQGITVKFSGRGSTEEARREALRKLGLLKETA from the exons ATGGCATTCTGTGCTGCGTCGGGATCAATAGGTCAAGAAGGTGTGATGCCTAGGAATCTCCTGGTGGATCCTCCTGAAATGGCATCTGAAATCTCTCCAGAGCACACACATGGGAGCATGGAAAGGGCTGGCAGTGTGGAGAACCATGGCAGCCAAGCTAGGTGCAGGAATCTTGCCTTG gATGATGAAAGTTTGAAATACTTAACTCATGAAGAACAGGATGTTCTCATGTTCTTTGAGGAAACCATAGATGCCTTAGAAGATGACCTGGAGGAGATGGCCCTACGTGACAGTGGCATCCACTGTCAGTCCCCAAGgtcaacagaagaaaatgtgtcCAGTCATTCAGAGACTGAAGATATCATTGACTTAGTGCAGTCAACACCTGAGAGCAGTGACCATGAAGGCCCTTCCAGCAGAGATACAGAACCAG TGTTGGATGCCCCTGGGAGAGCCGAGAGCCCTCAGCCAGCTGTACCTGCTGACCTTCCCCCACCACCTGCCCCACCACCAACGGTGTCTGAgacccttcctcttcctcctccaccccctgctccagtgcagcATCCAAAGTTGCTCCGTTCTGTCCCCACTCCTCTCATCATGGCCCAGAAGATCTCGGAGCAGCAGGGGGAGAGCCGGGCGCGCTTCCCCGGCGCCCTCAAGGAAGGGAATTCCGATAGGAGGAAAGGCCCGGTAGCCAACGGTGATTATTCCATAGCACCCAAGCACCCTCCTGCCCCCGCCCCCAAACTGCACCGGTTCCCAAGCAACATCAACATAACAAATGTCAGTGGCAAGGAATTCAGCGAGACCATTTCCAAAGCAGCGGTGAACGTCCAGGAGCGGCGGGCTCAGGTGCTGGCCAACATCAATGGGGGAGCTCTTCTGGCAGCTGAACTGGAGGAGAAGCTGCACAAAAACGATTTCTTGTCACGTAACAGAAGTTCTTCCCTACGGGATCTCTCCTCTGAGCAAACTCGCTATGAAGCCCTGACAAAACTCGGCCTAGTTAAGGGAAAGCCAGCTCGGGACCAAGTGGACCATGCCCCAAGCACTCAGCAGCCTGATGTGCAGCCCAAGCAGTCAGAGGCTGTTACCAATGGATACCAAAACAtcaatgagattttaaaaagcGAGCCCAGCCCTTTCCTTCCTATGGGCAAAACTGTAACAATCAGACCAGAGGTGGCTCTTGCCACTAACAAAGTGAGCagcccacagcagagcacagaaaaaagTTGCAATGATTATAAACAAGCTGGTGTAAGCCTGGACATGAGGAGGAGGTCGGGTTCTCTGCCCAGACCTTCAGGGTTTCGGTCCCAAGGGATAACGGTGAAGTTTTCCGGCCGTGGCTCCACTGAAGAAGCCAGGAGAGAGGCACTCCGGAAATTGGGACTGCTGAAAGAGACTGCCTAA